Proteins co-encoded in one Streptomyces sp. NBC_01283 genomic window:
- a CDS encoding DUF1266 domain-containing protein translates to MHGAAVPAAEDEYPDEYHDDVFPYAEAPEDGTPWQAPADLEEHLYELCEADDAYTYLRAIAVTGLYRPVSVAEIEPGATDRPVLTVDLPDGRRIAQMYTAGLLPRPHPEVVYEFVTLGTLAAELPDDIDLLVVNAATPCQQFYLTTDEERDVWADLHADLYVDDRLHDRIDTRRTGAPESPVLLHGLACGAHLCFANGDAWNTLDWHGAGHHSEIERLAEWWGVHDREDWLATQERLLNREVSPWYWDFVLGARTSLIEQFGPRVDPELWRQCVEVTIRNRMVEADGPDSPHKPGDDPELDDFVAALRGLVGKIIRYESRFRADDLLPPDGHVRTIAAWDIGRASKMARWGRGARYATHAELEAAVERASHAARSAYTSWEEFSAGYVLGRCLHFDEEQFGDWYTTVLQAHRELATDPDSPWLTVPFA, encoded by the coding sequence ATGCACGGCGCAGCCGTCCCCGCAGCCGAGGACGAGTACCCCGACGAGTACCACGACGACGTCTTCCCGTACGCCGAAGCCCCCGAGGACGGCACCCCCTGGCAGGCACCCGCCGACCTCGAAGAGCACCTGTACGAACTGTGCGAGGCCGACGACGCGTACACCTACCTGCGGGCGATAGCCGTCACCGGCCTGTACCGCCCGGTGTCGGTGGCCGAGATCGAGCCGGGCGCGACCGACCGCCCGGTCCTCACCGTCGATCTCCCCGACGGCCGCCGGATCGCGCAGATGTACACCGCCGGGCTGCTTCCCCGCCCGCACCCCGAGGTGGTGTACGAGTTCGTCACGCTCGGCACGCTCGCCGCCGAACTGCCCGACGACATAGACCTCCTGGTGGTCAACGCGGCCACGCCCTGCCAGCAGTTCTATCTGACGACCGACGAGGAACGGGACGTCTGGGCGGACCTGCACGCGGACCTCTACGTCGACGACCGCCTGCACGACCGCATCGACACCCGCCGCACCGGTGCCCCCGAGTCCCCCGTCCTCCTGCACGGCCTGGCCTGCGGCGCCCACCTCTGCTTCGCCAACGGCGACGCCTGGAACACCCTGGACTGGCACGGCGCGGGCCACCACTCCGAGATCGAGCGCCTGGCGGAGTGGTGGGGCGTGCACGACCGCGAGGACTGGCTCGCCACGCAGGAGCGGCTCCTGAACCGTGAAGTGAGCCCGTGGTACTGGGACTTCGTCCTCGGCGCCCGTACGTCGCTGATCGAGCAGTTCGGACCGCGCGTCGACCCCGAGCTGTGGCGGCAGTGCGTGGAAGTGACGATCCGCAACCGCATGGTGGAGGCCGACGGCCCCGACTCCCCGCACAAGCCGGGCGACGACCCCGAGTTGGACGACTTCGTCGCCGCGCTGCGCGGGCTCGTCGGCAAGATCATCCGCTACGAGTCGCGCTTCCGCGCCGACGACCTCCTGCCGCCCGACGGCCATGTCCGCACCATCGCCGCCTGGGACATCGGGCGTGCGTCGAAGATGGCCCGCTGGGGACGCGGCGCCCGCTACGCGACCCATGCGGAGCTGGAGGCCGCCGTCGAGCGCGCGAGCCATGCGGCCCGGTCGGCGTACACCTCATGGGAGGAGTTCTCCGCGGGCTACGTCCTCGGCCGCTGCCTCCACTTCGACGAGGAGCAGTTCGGCGACTGGTACACGACGGTGCTCCAGGCCCACCGAGAGCTGGCCACGGACCCGGACAGCCCGTGGCTGACGGTGCCGTTCGCATGA
- a CDS encoding cytochrome P450, translated as MSVAEPPDVPGVPDGPDRSGRSGRSGRSVGSDVFDPRQYAAGVPHDRYRALRDQYPVAWQAEPQVLDWPAGPGFWAVTRHADVVRVLKDSVTYSSHLGATQIRDPDPDDLPFIRRMMLNQDPPEHGRLRRLVSRAFTPRRVERFESLARDRARGLLDAATERARAGSGEGSGEGACDLVRDVTDDYALLNLSDLLGVPESDRGLLLHWTQRVIGYQDPDEAGELMLGADGKPVNPRSPAMLRDMFGYAQDLAAHKRRAPADDVMTTLATDPELTAPELEMFFFLLTVAGNDTVRSAAPGGLLALVEHPEEYRRLREGEVPVSTAVDELLRWHPPVLTFRRTATRDTMLGGRAVRAGDKVVVFHASANHDERVFADPHRLDLSRSPNPHVSFGEGPHVCLGAHFARLQLRLLYEEFRTLKAGPLELAGPPRRLVSNFINGLKSVPVRVPVR; from the coding sequence ATGAGCGTCGCTGAACCCCCCGATGTACCCGGTGTACCCGATGGGCCCGACAGGTCAGGCAGGTCAGGCAGGTCAGGCAGGTCAGTCGGATCCGACGTGTTCGACCCCCGGCAGTACGCTGCCGGGGTTCCCCACGATCGCTATCGTGCGCTTCGCGACCAGTACCCCGTCGCCTGGCAGGCTGAGCCGCAGGTGCTCGACTGGCCCGCGGGGCCCGGATTCTGGGCGGTGACCCGGCACGCGGACGTCGTTCGCGTGCTCAAGGATTCCGTCACCTACTCCTCGCACCTGGGCGCCACCCAGATCCGCGACCCCGACCCGGACGACCTGCCGTTCATCCGGCGCATGATGCTCAATCAGGATCCGCCCGAGCACGGTAGGTTACGCCGCCTGGTGAGCCGCGCCTTCACGCCCAGGCGGGTGGAACGCTTCGAGTCCCTGGCTCGCGACCGGGCCCGCGGCCTGCTCGACGCGGCGACGGAACGGGCCCGCGCCGGCAGCGGCGAAGGCAGCGGCGAAGGCGCATGCGATCTCGTGCGCGACGTCACCGACGACTACGCGTTGCTCAATCTCTCCGACCTCCTCGGCGTTCCCGAGAGCGATCGCGGCCTGCTGCTGCACTGGACGCAGCGCGTGATCGGCTATCAAGATCCCGACGAGGCCGGCGAGTTGATGCTCGGCGCGGACGGGAAGCCGGTCAATCCACGCTCACCGGCGATGCTGCGCGACATGTTCGGCTACGCGCAGGATCTCGCGGCACACAAGCGCCGTGCGCCCGCCGACGACGTCATGACCACCCTCGCGACCGATCCCGAACTGACCGCTCCCGAACTGGAGATGTTCTTCTTCCTGCTCACCGTCGCGGGCAACGACACCGTCCGCAGTGCGGCTCCCGGCGGCCTCCTCGCGCTCGTGGAGCACCCGGAGGAGTACCGCCGCCTGCGCGAGGGCGAGGTCCCGGTCTCCACGGCAGTGGACGAACTGCTGCGATGGCACCCTCCGGTGCTCACGTTCCGCCGTACGGCCACCCGGGACACGATGCTGGGCGGCCGGGCCGTCCGCGCCGGGGACAAGGTGGTCGTCTTCCACGCGTCGGCCAACCACGACGAACGCGTCTTCGCGGACCCGCACCGGCTCGACCTGTCCCGCTCCCCCAACCCCCACGTCTCCTTCGGCGAGGGGCCGCACGTCTGCCTGGGCGCCCACTTCGCGCGCCTCCAACTCCGCCTCCTGTACGAGGAGTTCCGCACCCTGAAGGCCGGCCCTCTCGAACTGGCGGGGCCGCCGCGGCGCCTCGTATCCAACTTCATCAACGGGTTGAAGTCGGTGCCGGTACGAGTGCCGGTGCGGTAG